Proteins from one Dysgonomonas sp. HDW5A genomic window:
- a CDS encoding DUF4252 domain-containing protein — protein sequence MKKLIFSILLIFATSQLVSAQDLSNWVSGLALVENAEYQLVDRPMLEASLAAAKAADSTGMISSQAPPFMEKLESIDVINLSSCSSEVKDLFLKDLDNIQDGNGYETLINVIDENDKVRIIARRDGTVIPQIFVFAIDGENNEIVIVRMNGKMDESDITDIIKQQQK from the coding sequence ATGAAAAAACTTATTTTCTCTATATTACTGATTTTTGCTACGAGCCAACTTGTTTCGGCTCAAGATTTAAGCAATTGGGTATCGGGGCTCGCATTGGTCGAGAACGCCGAATATCAATTGGTAGACCGACCTATGCTCGAAGCTTCGTTGGCAGCCGCTAAAGCAGCTGACTCTACAGGGATGATTTCATCACAAGCTCCTCCCTTTATGGAAAAACTTGAATCCATAGATGTAATCAATTTAAGTTCTTGCTCTTCTGAAGTAAAAGACCTCTTCTTAAAAGATCTGGACAATATACAAGACGGAAATGGTTATGAAACTTTAATCAATGTAATTGACGAAAACGATAAGGTACGTATCATTGCAAGGAGAGATGGAACAGTAATCCCTCAGATATTTGTTTTCGCGATAGATGGTGAAAACAACGAAATTGTAATTGTAAGAATGAATGGCAAAATGGATGAATCTGATATTACCGACATCATTAAGCAACAACAGAAGTAA
- a CDS encoding 5-formyltetrahydrofolate cyclo-ligase produces the protein MNSKLDSAKDKLRKEIAAEKRQYTSEQLLQMSDEVFSVLEITGMFRDASTIFIYNAMADEVSTQAFIEKWKSEKTFYLPVVKDEHLVFRKLENNTSFEKSKIGVDEPIGDDFTNFSKVDLIIVPGTAFDRKCNRVGRGKGYYDRFLTNIKAPKVGVCFDFQLKDQIPADERDIKMDMIVGENELIW, from the coding sequence TTGAATTCGAAACTAGATTCCGCTAAGGATAAATTAAGAAAAGAAATTGCTGCAGAGAAGCGTCAATATACATCAGAACAATTACTTCAGATGTCGGATGAAGTATTCTCTGTACTCGAAATAACAGGGATGTTCAGAGATGCATCTACCATATTTATATACAATGCGATGGCAGATGAGGTATCAACACAAGCTTTCATCGAAAAGTGGAAATCGGAGAAAACTTTCTACCTGCCTGTTGTTAAAGATGAGCATCTGGTCTTTCGTAAATTAGAAAATAATACCTCTTTCGAAAAATCGAAAATAGGAGTTGATGAACCCATTGGCGATGATTTCACAAACTTCTCGAAAGTGGATTTGATAATTGTTCCCGGAACGGCTTTTGATCGGAAATGCAATCGGGTGGGGCGTGGTAAAGGATATTATGATCGTTTTTTGACAAATATAAAGGCTCCTAAAGTTGGTGTTTGTTTCGACTTTCAATTAAAAGATCAAATACCAGCCGATGAAAGAGATATAAAGATGGATATGATTGTAGGCGAAAATGAATTGATTTGGTAA
- a CDS encoding diaminopimelate dehydrogenase gives MSKIKAAIVGYGNIGKYVLDAILSSPDFEVAGIVRRNPSDVPAELKSYKVVASVKELGKVDVAILATPTRSVEAYAKECLALGINTVDSYDIHGGIVDLRRSLDAAAKEYNAVSIISAGWDPGTDSMIRSMFEFMAPKGVTYTNFGPGMSMGHTVAVKAIKGVKAALSMTIPLGTSIHRRMVYIEVEEGHKFADVAAAIKADDYFAHDETHVTQVDCVDDLKDMGHGVNMVRKGVSGDTQNQLLDFNMKINNPALTAQVLVASARASLKQNPGAYTMIEVPIIDYIYGERESLIKKLV, from the coding sequence ATGAGTAAAATAAAAGCAGCAATCGTAGGGTATGGTAATATTGGCAAATATGTACTGGATGCGATTTTAAGTTCTCCTGATTTTGAGGTGGCAGGTATCGTGCGTCGTAACCCCAGTGATGTTCCTGCAGAACTGAAAAGCTATAAAGTAGTAGCAAGTGTTAAAGAACTGGGCAAAGTCGATGTAGCTATTTTGGCGACACCAACCAGAAGCGTTGAAGCTTATGCTAAAGAGTGTTTAGCTTTGGGAATTAATACAGTAGACAGCTACGATATACATGGTGGTATTGTAGACCTTCGTCGTAGTTTGGATGCAGCTGCAAAAGAATACAACGCAGTATCTATTATATCGGCAGGATGGGATCCGGGTACAGACTCGATGATTCGGTCTATGTTCGAATTTATGGCACCTAAAGGTGTTACGTATACAAACTTCGGTCCGGGTATGAGTATGGGACATACAGTAGCGGTAAAAGCTATCAAAGGTGTTAAGGCAGCATTGTCTATGACTATTCCTTTGGGAACAAGTATACATCGTCGCATGGTATATATCGAAGTTGAAGAAGGACACAAGTTTGCAGATGTAGCGGCAGCTATTAAGGCCGATGACTATTTTGCACACGACGAAACGCATGTAACTCAGGTTGACTGTGTGGATGATTTGAAAGATATGGGACATGGTGTAAATATGGTACGTAAAGGAGTTTCGGGTGATACACAAAATCAATTGCTGGATTTTAATATGAAGATTAATAATCCTGCCCTAACGGCTCAGGTATTGGTTGCTTCGGCTCGTGCTTCTTTAAAACAAAATCCTGGGGCATATACAATGATAGAAGTCCCAATTATTGACTATATTTACGGAGAGAGAGAATCTCTAATA
- a CDS encoding RNA polymerase sigma factor: MRFFKQNRERSVDYTDEELLGQYRETGDSEYFGQLYNRYIPLVYGLCLKYLQNEDQSQDAVMEIFENLLPRVGTYEIKVFKTWLYSVVRNHCFHLLKENKKEIIVDFDSTVMESDTILTLLSEDVEKEQEDALNYCMAKLSEPQRISINKFFYEEMSYADIVALTGYDLKSVKSYIQNGKRNLKLCIESRLNNEVS; the protein is encoded by the coding sequence TTGAGATTTTTCAAACAAAATAGAGAACGGTCTGTAGATTATACAGATGAGGAACTGTTAGGGCAATATCGAGAGACTGGGGATTCCGAGTATTTTGGTCAGCTTTATAACAGGTATATTCCGTTGGTATATGGTCTCTGTTTGAAATATTTGCAAAACGAAGATCAATCTCAAGATGCAGTGATGGAAATATTCGAAAATTTACTTCCCCGAGTTGGCACTTACGAAATTAAAGTTTTTAAAACATGGCTATATAGTGTAGTCCGAAATCACTGTTTTCATCTGTTAAAGGAAAATAAAAAAGAAATAATTGTAGATTTTGATTCCACGGTTATGGAATCTGACACAATTTTAACTCTATTAAGTGAAGACGTGGAAAAAGAGCAGGAAGATGCATTAAATTATTGCATGGCGAAGCTCTCCGAACCACAACGAATATCGATAAATAAGTTTTTCTATGAAGAAATGTCTTATGCCGATATTGTTGCACTAACAGGATATGATCTGAAAAGCGTAAAAAGCTACATTCAAAATGGTAAACGTAATTTGAAATTGTGTATAGAAAGCAGACTGAACAATGAAGTTTCTTGA
- a CDS encoding carboxypeptidase-like regulatory domain-containing protein, with translation MKSKLGIILVLLCVVSFYIYDSKDIKKTKQQEKEVLINGKIVNTADDKPIEGVTIAIQGTNPKSLSNANGEYAIMARGDQELVFKHPKYKSLVIVAKDAKAIKMEATNPDDVKRLQEDFEKAK, from the coding sequence ATGAAATCTAAATTAGGTATAATATTGGTTTTATTATGTGTTGTATCATTTTACATTTATGATTCAAAAGACATAAAAAAGACAAAGCAGCAGGAAAAAGAAGTACTCATAAATGGTAAAATTGTAAATACTGCGGATGACAAACCTATCGAAGGTGTTACAATCGCCATACAAGGCACTAACCCCAAATCTCTTTCGAATGCCAATGGCGAATATGCTATTATGGCAAGAGGCGATCAAGAGTTGGTATTTAAACATCCAAAATACAAATCGCTTGTAATAGTTGCAAAAGACGCTAAGGCTATAAAGATGGAAGCAACAAATCCGGATGATGTAAAACGTCTACAAGAAGATTTTGAGAAAGCAAAGTAA
- a CDS encoding S41 family peptidase — protein MRSTSSSKRYFVWLPLWIAFGIVIGIIIGNGFSIFTSQKTIFSGGNKFDAVLQYINEAYVDTVNTDELVEKAIPGLIAELDPHSAYFTAKDMELMGDDLEGHFSGIGVQFVLRNDTIMVVSVITGGPSQAAGIRPGDRIVYVNDSLYAGKDMTNEKVMRSLRGAEGTDVKLGIVRLGNAKPIDITVRRGDIPVNTVDISYQPVEKVGYIKISKFGGTTTQEFISAISKLKKQGSESFIIDLRQNTGGYLNAAIDMVNEYLDKGELIVYTQGRAFKREDAIANGSGTSKKDQLIVLMDEGSASASEVFAGAIQDNDRGLIVGRRSFGKGLVQQQQKFTDGSALRLTIARYYTPAGRSIQKPYELGKSKDYNDDLMNRYLRGEFDSQDSIKQENEPVFHTLGGRLVHGNGGIMPDVFIPRDTVGVNSYYISVMNNGLVYEYAFMYTDKNRQRLEKFTNWKDMDAYLSYQPLVANLISLADTKGIRYRPYLVAECRNLLTLQLKANIIRNFFGDEGYYSMILQDDIVLKKAIELIQEKKAYPAAIKAQAYKKISYQLTPSNIPDWRETFPSLWWG, from the coding sequence ACATCACAGAAAACTATTTTTAGTGGAGGTAATAAATTTGATGCAGTACTTCAATACATCAATGAAGCATATGTAGATACCGTGAATACCGATGAATTGGTTGAAAAAGCTATTCCCGGCTTGATAGCCGAGCTTGATCCACATTCGGCATATTTTACCGCAAAAGATATGGAACTGATGGGCGATGATCTCGAAGGCCATTTTAGTGGCATCGGTGTTCAGTTCGTTTTACGTAACGACACCATAATGGTGGTAAGTGTTATCACCGGAGGACCTTCTCAGGCAGCAGGTATTCGTCCCGGCGACCGAATTGTATATGTTAACGATAGTCTGTATGCCGGTAAGGATATGACTAACGAAAAAGTAATGAGGAGCTTAAGAGGAGCAGAAGGTACGGATGTGAAATTGGGTATCGTACGATTAGGTAATGCTAAGCCCATAGATATTACTGTCAGACGTGGCGATATACCTGTTAATACAGTAGATATATCTTATCAGCCCGTCGAAAAAGTAGGATATATAAAAATCAGTAAATTCGGTGGAACTACTACTCAGGAGTTTATTTCGGCTATATCGAAACTTAAAAAACAAGGAAGCGAATCATTTATTATAGACTTGCGTCAAAATACAGGGGGTTACCTCAATGCTGCTATCGATATGGTAAATGAATATCTGGATAAGGGTGAACTAATTGTTTATACTCAAGGTAGAGCCTTTAAACGTGAAGATGCTATTGCCAACGGTTCGGGTACATCCAAAAAAGATCAGTTGATTGTATTGATGGACGAAGGCAGTGCTTCGGCCAGTGAGGTCTTTGCCGGAGCCATTCAGGATAACGACAGAGGATTGATAGTTGGCCGCCGTTCATTTGGTAAAGGCTTGGTTCAGCAACAACAAAAATTTACAGACGGATCGGCTCTAAGGTTGACTATTGCACGCTATTATACACCTGCAGGACGTTCGATTCAAAAACCCTATGAGCTAGGAAAATCGAAAGATTATAATGACGATTTAATGAATCGCTACTTACGAGGCGAATTTGATTCACAAGATAGTATCAAGCAAGAAAACGAACCTGTGTTCCATACTTTAGGAGGTCGTTTAGTGCATGGAAACGGAGGCATAATGCCCGATGTGTTTATTCCCAGAGATACCGTAGGAGTTAATTCTTATTACATATCGGTGATGAATAACGGTTTAGTGTACGAATATGCATTTATGTATACCGATAAAAACCGTCAGCGTCTTGAGAAATTTACCAACTGGAAAGATATGGATGCTTACTTGTCGTATCAGCCTTTGGTTGCGAACCTTATCAGCTTAGCCGATACTAAGGGTATTCGTTACAGGCCTTATTTGGTAGCAGAATGCCGTAACTTATTGACTCTACAATTGAAAGCGAATATTATCCGTAATTTCTTTGGAGACGAAGGCTATTACTCGATGATTCTTCAGGATGATATTGTTCTGAAAAAAGCGATAGAGCTTATACAGGAAAAGAAAGCATATCCGGCTGCTATAAAAGCACAGGCATATAAAAAAATAAGTTACCAGTTAACTCCATCCAATATCCCTGATTGGAGGGAAACTTTTCCTTCTCTTTGGTGGGGGTGA
- a CDS encoding alpha-L-fucosidase has translation MKRIRTYQAGLLSLSLLLSGMFSSCTNDDPPKPYGVLPSADQLEWQKMEYYMFIHFGPNTFTDVEWGNGKEDPKVFNPTDVDCRQWAATAKAAGMKGIILTAKHHDGFCLWPSEYSTHTVRESLWKDGKGDLLKELSEACKEYGLKFGVYLSPWDQNHPAYGTPEYNQIFANTLTEVLSNYGPIFEQWFDGANGEHEGGKKQVYDWKMFHDIVYKNQPHAIIFSDVGPGCRWMGNERGVAGETNWSRLNIEGFGPGKAAPPTDTLNIGNVHGAAWVPAETDVSIRPGWFFSPSTNDKVKSIDQLMDIYYTSVGRNSNLLLNVPPDRRGRIHANDSTRLMEFHKEIESIFSNDLSKGATVKASKTRANSSKYAASNLLDDNYDSYWTTDDDVLTASLEIDLGQAKSFNRLVLQEYIPLGQRVAKFNVEYLNGDKWEEVAQATTIGYKRILRFPTITTQKLRINIQSSLACPILNKVGLFAAPEKLSSPVVMRNKEGVVSIACATPEPVIYYTTDGSEPTTSSKVYKGEFKLSEGGTVKALATIDKGKNQSEVVSVVYDIAPVLWSVVSPVADNLSFIVDGNPNSYVAVKDNTPVVIDLGSKLNLKGFSYDPLKSETANNVYKYNLYTSLDGKTWTKVQSNAAFNNIKNNPIKQNVLFDKAVEAKFLKFEPLQTTASSKDYIVAELGVITK, from the coding sequence ATGAAACGTATAAGAACTTATCAGGCAGGTTTACTTTCTTTAAGTCTGCTGTTGAGTGGGATGTTTTCATCCTGCACTAATGATGATCCCCCCAAACCTTATGGAGTATTGCCTTCTGCAGATCAGCTCGAATGGCAAAAAATGGAATATTACATGTTTATTCATTTCGGACCCAATACATTTACCGATGTAGAGTGGGGAAATGGAAAAGAAGATCCAAAAGTATTTAACCCTACTGACGTTGATTGCCGCCAATGGGCAGCGACAGCTAAAGCAGCGGGTATGAAAGGTATAATTCTCACCGCTAAACATCACGATGGATTTTGTTTGTGGCCCAGCGAATATAGTACACATACCGTGCGTGAGAGTTTGTGGAAAGATGGAAAAGGCGATTTGTTGAAAGAATTGTCGGAAGCCTGTAAAGAGTATGGTCTTAAATTCGGAGTTTACCTCTCGCCGTGGGATCAAAACCATCCTGCATACGGAACACCCGAGTATAATCAGATTTTCGCAAATACTTTAACCGAAGTTTTGTCGAACTACGGTCCTATATTCGAACAATGGTTTGATGGTGCTAATGGTGAGCATGAAGGCGGAAAAAAGCAGGTTTATGATTGGAAAATGTTTCATGATATAGTATATAAAAATCAACCTCATGCAATAATATTCAGTGATGTAGGTCCCGGCTGCCGTTGGATGGGTAACGAACGAGGTGTTGCAGGCGAAACCAATTGGTCACGCTTGAATATCGAAGGTTTCGGACCCGGAAAAGCTGCTCCGCCTACAGATACACTTAATATCGGAAATGTACATGGTGCTGCATGGGTGCCTGCCGAAACAGACGTATCGATACGTCCGGGATGGTTTTTCAGCCCCTCTACAAATGATAAAGTAAAAAGTATCGATCAGCTAATGGATATATATTATACATCAGTTGGACGGAACTCTAATTTATTACTGAATGTCCCACCGGATAGAAGAGGGCGTATACATGCCAATGACTCTACCCGTTTGATGGAATTTCATAAAGAGATAGAATCTATCTTTAGTAACGATCTATCAAAAGGAGCAACTGTAAAAGCGTCTAAGACCAGAGCTAATTCGTCTAAATACGCTGCTTCGAACTTATTGGACGATAATTATGATAGTTATTGGACTACAGACGATGATGTTCTTACAGCTTCATTAGAAATAGATCTCGGACAAGCAAAATCGTTTAACAGATTAGTGCTTCAAGAATATATTCCACTGGGACAACGTGTGGCAAAATTCAATGTTGAATACTTGAATGGCGATAAATGGGAAGAGGTTGCTCAGGCTACCACTATAGGTTATAAACGTATATTGAGGTTTCCTACTATTACGACCCAAAAGTTGAGAATCAATATTCAAAGTTCGCTGGCATGCCCGATATTAAACAAGGTCGGATTATTTGCCGCTCCTGAAAAGCTGTCATCTCCTGTTGTTATGAGGAATAAAGAAGGAGTTGTTTCTATTGCATGTGCCACCCCTGAGCCTGTTATTTATTACACAACAGATGGCAGTGAGCCTACAACTTCATCTAAAGTGTATAAAGGAGAGTTTAAGTTGTCTGAAGGCGGTACTGTAAAAGCTCTTGCAACCATAGATAAGGGAAAGAACCAGAGCGAAGTTGTATCTGTTGTATATGATATTGCACCCGTTCTGTGGTCGGTTGTATCGCCTGTAGCAGATAATCTGTCGTTTATAGTGGATGGTAACCCCAACTCTTATGTGGCAGTTAAAGATAATACACCTGTTGTTATAGACTTAGGCAGTAAACTAAACCTTAAAGGGTTTTCTTACGATCCATTGAAAAGCGAGACTGCTAACAATGTTTATAAGTATAATTTATATACTAGCTTGGACGGTAAGACTTGGACTAAGGTGCAAAGTAATGCTGCGTTCAATAACATAAAGAATAATCCTATAAAGCAAAATGTGTTGTTTGATAAAGCGGTAGAAGCGAAGTTTTTGAAGTTTGAACCTTTGCAGACGACAGCTTCATCGAAAGATTATATTGTAGCCGAATTAGGTGTTATAACTAAATAA
- a CDS encoding HAD family phosphatase has translation MKLNIPNFPVSEIENIIFDFGGVIMDINIGRTIAAFSSLRIEGLDSDDIISAHKKFLLDLELGLITPSQFIDAIHTDYPAAKNVSEKQIWDAWNALLQPYLPERIALLESIKKNYRTYLLSNTNFPHRVKFKAMYREQFGENFDDLFIKCFYSDEMQLRKPDHEIYRQVMADIRLNPKNTLFIDDNELNITEARNFGLQAYHLAGGERITDLFIPD, from the coding sequence ATGAAATTAAATATACCGAATTTTCCTGTATCAGAGATCGAAAATATTATATTCGACTTTGGTGGAGTCATTATGGATATAAACATAGGACGGACTATAGCTGCTTTTAGCAGCCTGCGTATCGAAGGGTTAGACTCCGATGATATTATATCTGCCCACAAAAAATTTCTACTCGATCTCGAATTAGGTCTCATTACCCCATCACAGTTTATAGACGCAATTCATACAGATTATCCGGCAGCAAAGAATGTATCCGAAAAACAAATATGGGATGCATGGAATGCTTTACTGCAACCTTATTTACCCGAACGCATAGCTTTACTTGAAAGTATAAAGAAAAATTACAGAACTTATCTACTTAGCAATACCAATTTTCCTCACAGAGTTAAATTCAAAGCAATGTACAGAGAGCAATTCGGCGAAAATTTTGATGATTTATTTATCAAATGTTTCTATTCGGATGAAATGCAACTAAGAAAACCTGATCACGAAATATACAGGCAGGTAATGGCAGACATACGTCTCAATCCTAAAAATACATTATTTATCGACGATAATGAACTTAACATAACCGAAGCTCGCAATTTTGGATTACAAGCATATCACTTGGCAGGAGGCGAAAGAATAACCGATTTATTTATTCCCGATTAA
- a CDS encoding DUF2461 domain-containing protein, translating to MAFNGFTPATIQFFKDLKDNNYKEWFEEHRSVYENELVKPFKGLIATLTPTMYNIDPEFELRPHRVLSRIYRDVRFSKNKDPYKTCLWMSFQSPTPDWVNIPGFFMELNADTYFYGMGLFGPKKKTMDALRDSIAYDAKEFQAQTQKILDRGFVVYGDEYKRPIPNELSEYFQPWIQRKNLYVGKNLPINKDVFSPKFAEVIREDYESLVWLYEFLKDE from the coding sequence ATGGCTTTTAACGGATTTACACCTGCTACAATACAATTTTTCAAAGATCTGAAAGATAACAACTATAAAGAGTGGTTCGAAGAACATCGTTCGGTTTATGAGAATGAACTTGTAAAGCCATTTAAGGGGCTTATAGCAACGCTGACTCCTACGATGTATAATATTGATCCGGAATTCGAACTACGTCCTCACAGGGTACTATCTCGTATCTATCGTGACGTGCGTTTTTCTAAAAATAAAGACCCTTACAAAACTTGTTTATGGATGAGTTTTCAGTCTCCGACACCCGATTGGGTAAATATTCCCGGTTTTTTTATGGAGCTTAATGCCGATACCTATTTTTATGGTATGGGATTATTCGGACCAAAGAAAAAAACAATGGATGCTCTACGAGATAGTATAGCATATGATGCTAAAGAGTTTCAGGCTCAAACACAGAAGATACTTGATCGAGGATTTGTGGTATACGGTGATGAATATAAACGTCCTATTCCGAATGAGTTATCGGAGTATTTTCAGCCATGGATACAGCGTAAGAATTTGTATGTTGGTAAAAATCTGCCTATAAATAAGGATGTTTTCTCTCCTAAGTTTGCCGAAGTTATTCGAGAGGATTACGAATCGTTAGTTTGGCTATACGAGTTTCTAAAAGACGAGTGA
- a CDS encoding energy transducer TonB has product MKFLDYIQGVRRGKGAHRIEHEAMNDPFLSAAIEGYDSVEGNHAARIARMQASILARTTLHDTRSGAWKIAVAAVAVIALLSGYFALMNHESSMALAHETENSYINLYAPEVYIEQKRLELTAMMENDPSQDASVESVVPISNLDDVIKPVEVLPLYLPGTYADLKKEESQEMSTSTEDNKKIFIADASSSILAEAKVPVTQSGNTKAQQMPEKLKDAWTTKEVTEVTRSRIVEVNKSTGKGKNERVMEMAVAEEPTRSTVKETEAKAMPKVDSHEARLLAEQAGFDKIEVVGADELGGNALELNEVETSTRKVSRESFYRPKAKSNSFASGSTQRTEPEPLIGKKEYKKYLQNNMVRPQDDDCKNVKGKVVLQLSVDKDGNPTNIIVTKGLCRSLDREAVRLVKSGPKWKYGTLRANVEVQF; this is encoded by the coding sequence ATGAAGTTTCTTGATTACATACAAGGAGTCCGTAGAGGGAAAGGCGCTCATCGTATAGAACACGAAGCGATGAATGATCCTTTTTTGTCTGCTGCTATCGAAGGATATGATTCTGTCGAAGGGAATCATGCTGCTCGAATAGCACGCATGCAGGCATCTATACTTGCCCGTACTACTTTGCATGATACAAGGTCAGGAGCATGGAAAATAGCTGTTGCAGCTGTTGCCGTCATTGCTTTGCTTAGTGGATACTTTGCTCTTATGAATCATGAGTCATCAATGGCTCTTGCTCATGAGACCGAAAATTCATATATAAATCTATATGCTCCCGAAGTATATATAGAACAAAAAAGACTGGAGCTTACTGCAATGATGGAAAATGATCCATCACAAGATGCATCCGTAGAATCGGTTGTTCCTATTTCAAATCTCGATGATGTAATCAAGCCGGTAGAAGTACTTCCCTTATATTTACCAGGAACTTATGCTGATCTTAAGAAAGAAGAATCGCAAGAAATGTCTACTTCTACAGAAGATAATAAGAAAATATTTATTGCCGATGCTTCATCCTCTATTCTCGCAGAAGCTAAAGTTCCCGTAACTCAATCGGGAAACACTAAAGCACAGCAAATGCCAGAAAAGTTAAAAGATGCATGGACTACCAAAGAAGTAACTGAAGTAACCCGAAGCAGAATAGTTGAGGTAAATAAAAGCACAGGAAAAGGTAAGAATGAACGTGTTATGGAGATGGCTGTTGCTGAAGAACCAACAAGGTCTACAGTAAAAGAAACAGAGGCGAAAGCAATGCCAAAAGTTGATAGTCATGAAGCTCGTTTATTAGCTGAACAAGCCGGATTTGATAAAATTGAAGTGGTTGGTGCTGACGAATTGGGAGGAAATGCCCTTGAGTTGAATGAGGTAGAAACCTCTACCCGAAAAGTATCACGCGAATCTTTTTACAGACCTAAGGCAAAATCGAATTCATTTGCTTCAGGATCAACTCAACGAACTGAACCCGAGCCACTAATCGGCAAAAAAGAATATAAGAAATATTTGCAAAATAATATGGTTCGTCCACAAGATGATGATTGTAAAAATGTAAAAGGTAAAGTTGTTTTGCAATTATCCGTTGATAAAGATGGTAATCCTACCAATATTATTGTAACAAAAGGTCTCTGCCGATCGTTGGATAGAGAAGCTGTTCGCCTTGTGAAAAGCGGTCCGAAGTGGAAATACGGAACTTTGCGTGCAAATGTTGAAGTACAATTTTAG
- a CDS encoding viroplasmin family protein, protein MAKKNFYVVWNGVIPGVYNSWDECKAQVSGYDGAIYKSFPSLEQAKKAFDESPWLYVGKQAKKESPKKLLSNPAIIKDSLAVDAACSGNPGLMEYRGVYVLTGEQVFHQGPYEQGTNNIGEFLALVHGLALLKQKKLAMPLYSDSANAIKWVKDKKCKTKLEKTSVNLSLFYMIERAENWLKENTYTTKIIKWETSEWGEIPADFGRK, encoded by the coding sequence ATGGCAAAAAAAAACTTCTATGTAGTATGGAACGGCGTTATTCCGGGAGTGTATAACTCATGGGATGAATGTAAGGCTCAGGTTTCGGGCTACGATGGAGCAATCTATAAATCATTTCCTTCGTTAGAACAAGCAAAGAAGGCTTTCGATGAAAGCCCTTGGTTGTATGTTGGTAAACAAGCAAAAAAAGAATCACCCAAGAAATTACTTTCTAATCCCGCTATAATAAAAGATAGCCTGGCGGTAGATGCTGCTTGCAGCGGTAATCCGGGCTTAATGGAATATAGAGGAGTCTATGTGTTAACCGGTGAGCAAGTTTTTCATCAGGGGCCCTATGAACAGGGAACCAACAATATCGGAGAGTTCTTGGCTTTGGTGCATGGATTAGCTTTGTTGAAACAAAAAAAACTGGCTATGCCTCTTTATTCAGATAGTGCGAATGCCATTAAATGGGTAAAAGACAAAAAGTGTAAAACAAAACTGGAGAAAACATCTGTGAATCTATCTTTGTTTTATATGATAGAGCGAGCCGAAAATTGGTTAAAGGAAAATACCTATACCACTAAAATTATAAAATGGGAAACCTCGGAATGGGGTGAAATTCCTGCTGACTTTGGTCGAAAATAA